Within Carassius gibelio isolate Cgi1373 ecotype wild population from Czech Republic chromosome A16, carGib1.2-hapl.c, whole genome shotgun sequence, the genomic segment aaatatagaaCCAAAGGTGCTGCTCAATTCTGCAAATTTCCTTCCGCACCTCATAAGACAAGACAAGGTGATTATGTCATCATTATCTCAGATGGTCAAAGGGATCATGTGCATCACATTACATATGTGTTGTATATCACAAAATAAATTGCACACTAATGCCATTAATGCATACACTGCTGTTAGTGTACTCACAAGCTGAATATATCCAGATGCCCTTAAGATATAACACACATAGCCACCACTTTCTATGAACATACTTTATCTTTTAAAGTATTCTTTGTGCAATGAAAATTTCAttttctaaagcccctttcattCTCATTTCACATTCAAAGACCATTTCAGCTCTTGGCTATTATCAGTGAATTACAACATTGTCTGTTTACACCCAAAAGCTGCGATTACAATAATCTAATCAGAAAGATTGGAACCGCTTGCTCAGAGCCTACCACGGAAGGTGAAGGCTGAGAATAGTAAAGCAATCCAGTCGTAAGCAGCCGTTGGTTCAACTGAGCCATATTTAGAGAGCGAGAGGTAGAAGTGTGAATGAAGGCTACACAGCTACCAGCCACTCTTTACCAAAATTGATCTGACTATTCTGTtcactgattattatttttttatatatataaaacattcattaatttgtCATTATGAAGGAAAAGAGGGCTGCCAATGTAATCTGGGTCCAATGGCTTGTCAAGTATTGTCTATATAGAAAACAATGCCTTTTAAAACAATCTTAAATAATTGTTCACATTTTAAAAGCatcttttgaaaagcattttatGAAGTCTTCAGGGGTTTGTTCATAATATCACTAATATACGGGGTACACGGAGTAAAGTGCATCATGCTCCACCAGGGCCTGGAGTAGCAAGGGTTTCGTTTATCCCTACTCTGAAGAGGTTAACAGAGCTGGGATGCTTAGACCAACTGAAGTGAAATGAAAATGACGGCAAGACTCTATAcccaaattaaaagaaacaaaacaaaataaattgataACCAGTCCTGATGAAGCTGGTCTGGTGGGGCTGGGGAGGTTTTGGAAGTTTGGTAAGAGGGTTTATTCAAAACCTATGGCTGACGTTAGCCAGCCAGTTTACTTGTAACCAATGAGGACTTTCTCTGCGGAAGGTCTTGTGGGGTTGGAATGTGATCCCCGGTGACGATGTTCTTGTCTGGACCAGCTGCGGCAGGCAACTGTTTGTTCTTCATCTTTGCCTTGGCCATGTTGTAATCTCCTGAGTCAAAATACTTTTGCtggagacaaaaaataaaaaaataaaaaaatgtgtaagcACCTGGAACtttaaaaatctatattaatGAATGGCTTTAAAACGTGCTTTTCTTCagtggttaatttttttttaacttacccCTTTCTGCAGTCTCTTCATCAGGAAGTCGGAGCCACCTGGCTTTTGGCCCAAGCTGGGATACTTCGCTTTCAATTTGGCCTCCTCTGTCCGCACTGGGTTTGAGTTTGTGTCCTGGGATTCCTGAAAAACATTTATTgcaatgttattatatattagttatatattAATTCTTATATGTACATTGACATACAAAAGGTTGGggttattaagtttttttttttttatatatatgatttcgaattaagtctcttatgcttatcaaggtaaaaataaaattggtaaaaaatacagttaacattattattctgaaatattattacaatgtaaataattgttttctatagaaatatattttaaaatgtaatctatacttgtgatgttaaagctgaattttcagcagccaattactccagtcttccatGGACGACAtgttgattttgtgctcaagaagcATTCATTATCAATGTTCGAAACAGCTGATACTTATAAACCATGATgcatttcaggattttttgattaatagaaagttcaaaagaacagcatttatttgaaacagattttttgtaacaatataaaagtgtTTACCGTCACATGTTAATATCAATTACTACATCCATGCagattaaaactattttttaaaaggGGTATGAGAGACatttttgtattagtttttgttATTGAAAAGTGGTCTGCTTTCATTTAGTCTTACTACTAAGACTATAAAGAGGAAAAAGGAACAAACTAAAAATCAACACTCAAAACTCGGAAAGATAAATCTCCCAATATGAAAAACACCCAAAATATAATaagacaacaataaaacaaaaccccTTTCATCGTGTGATTGTTCTTCCTGCAATTACCAGAAAATGTGTGGTACATTTCTGTGCAAGGTACAGCCAGTTTAACTTGGGATTAAATTCccaggtgtttttttttgacTTCACCATTGTCTCTGACTTCATATTCATATTGAAACCAAATATTGAAACTAATGTGTATCAATCTGAATGCaatctaaaataaacaaacagcatGTCTTGAAATCCTGTCACAACTCAAACTATTCAACATTCAAGTTTAGACAATTTGTAAACATCTTCAGATTTCTGTTTTGTTGTGGTGAAAAATTAGATGGTTGTTTTGAACAGTAAAACAGCCAAACTGGTCTTCAGGTCTAGCTATAACATAGGACAGCAAAACAAAATTACAGAAGGTTACAGAAAGACAAATCGGGGCTTTCAAAATTTCAGAATCTCTGGTAGCCCTTCGAGCAGGCACTCTTCAGGTTTTGGTAGCCTGAAATGAATTTATCTaacccaaaaaaatatataaatacatttttaatggagaGCATTGGATAGGAGACAAaacctaaaacaaaacattttcaaaatacaaatatCAAGGGaggaattttatttcacaatttaaagGATATATGCAGGATTTTTAAACTCTTTTTaagaaatgcacaaataaaatgaatgccGTAAAAGTGGGGTAGAGTACTGTTTGGTAACATATTAAACCGTAAAGATTTGCAGTTCAGATAcagaaacaaaaattatatacacaTCACATTTAATCCTTTATTCCAATTTTAGGAaaagacaaatataaatataaatatcttaccgtcttaattgtttagatttttagaaGGCACATTAGCTTCTTATCGAACCACTTGTTCACATTTACAACTATACATGAGTGCTACATTACAACAATGTGTAGATTtcgcattggtctgaacaaaaacagcagatgggctTCTTGAATAGGTAAACGAAGCAGTGCTGCACTCAAACTTTTCTTATTCCTTTCAGAGATACACTCATATAAAACACCCATGCCACGTTTTGACTTTGAAACATGCAGCGCTCTTTTTATGAatcctctacattgcgagtaaatcaatcgcatatgtgactaaatcttcactctgggtgACTAAATTATGTCTAATATTAACCAATGGCTAATAAGATTTTACTCAGATTTTACTTGTCAGTGTGtaagttggaggctaagtataagtttagttAGATATATTTTGAATCGCCAAGCACTCTCTGACTGtgcgcttcagagtttcactctccatcaagcgatttgtgctgtttttcagttcatctcaatggatgtgcaacgcacctgtatttgacgtaccataaactctagtgtgaatgcgcacgactcaccgtcgctttcTTTTTGGAATTGAGAATTGATGATCTACATATAAACAATATTCTTTTACATATAACAATATAAATtcccaagtctgcggttgtttttcatgtccactggttgaagcgaccccaatacccaATAcagtttggactagttttgagaagcaactgggcaggatttgttttgaaaacctggcaaccctgatctgaacgcacgtgctggagatatacttcttagcacaggagtgcctttactgacaagatgcgcatgaaaatcgcattcgattaccctaactctaaccctaaccctactctGGAAAGGCGAGTTGTCTCAGCAAGGGATTCATTCTTTTGGGTTGCCTGCACACGCGCAACATCTagtacagtggttcccaacctttttcaactcgcggcccacacaaccaaacacatatgtttgcgcggcccacttcaaaaaaataaactgaccccgctattgttgggttaataacttagtactcagaagctagattttaaactgtatttattgaataaacatggacaaaaaaaaaaaaaaaatatcgcgatttttttgataaattttgcaattgtgacacacaccgatatgcttttacagtcataaatgcattcaagattaattttaaacacatttccaaaagaaaaccaatcagagctttatcaaaaagttgtaaaatctctagaacagacataagtcaaaattatcactatagtgaagatgtaaaaaaatgtatagacttgtggcaaaaaaaaaaaatcctgtatacagggacttttttttcttttttgccatgcattcttcattgagctcattaattgtagcggtgcctcaggtgtttgcagtgtgtatacagtatgtgtatgcgctcagcagtgagagcgcataaatataacgcgaaagcacattaaaataatgcacgagtgcgaatctctctgttcgcagcagatttcctttgctctgtcacaaaaccagtcgtgcttgctaagaaacacgctgctttgcgaggagagagtgtgcacacttaaaacgtgtctcctctcacttaaactgcatcctgttcactaacaaattcactcaatgctcatgtgttagacatgaattattttcccacatttttatttctagccttttaccgcagtgagaacgctctgatccgtcaacattggctcagaaaaaaggcgcatcacagacggtgtgtgaacctggagttaggcatatgcccagtctctgttctcgcgctaggcgcaatgcattctgattggatcagatagcatactacgggaggtcagggccacggaaaactgtgctataaagcgatttagaaatcgcgcacgctcaaatcgtgatttggTTGAAAACCATTGATCTAGTAGGTTCTGTACAGGAAACAGAAATGATTAGTTCATCCCTTGAGTCGTTTGTTTATAATGTGCCAGCCCCATATACTACAGGCTCTGAAGTCTGTACTGGAAAGAGAAATTATTAGTTAATTTCCCGAGTCTTCAGGTCTCTGTTGTTCGTTCTTTTGTGATGTGATGTGAGAGAAGCAATGGAAATTACAGAAATTAGTTAATAATTCCCAACCTTCCTTACAAACAACCATTTAGTTTGTTTCTTTACTTTTACAGTAACATATTTTTTTggtcttttatttttactttatattttatttgagctttttaaaaaaaattcttacaactTTTGTGGTCATCCATAACGAATGTGGTCATAAAGATTTGGTTAATGCTttaaactagggctgcacaattattcAAATTTCTAATTGCGATTACAATtttggatgccacaattacataatCGTTCAAAGAAGCAATTAttcgttcaaagtccacttatgttattttgCATGTTCAagatcctttttttctttctacatatTATCTTAAGGGCTTTTCCATtgtcttaattttagttttagtataacattataataccatgcatatttttacctttttatttaaagaagaaactaATCCAATGTTTACTTGACATTTGAAGCTTAATACTAtagcaataaatatatattcagttaGTCTTTTCATCTTGTTcactttcatataaaaatatggcatgtAGTTGCTTCAAACAAAGGTGTAAACATAATGAatttaatagttattaaaaatcacAATTTCAAAGGAATAATTGACATGATTTTAGTCATAATCGTGCAGCACTACTTTAAACTTTATCCGTATGATGcgaaaaatcactttaataattCCTAAGTATAACATTACAAGATATTGATCTGACTGGTGAGATGAGAAAACAGCAAACGACTCAGACCCAAAGACTCgggagatgaactaatcaataggCCTGTGGCAATAATCAATATAAATCGACTTATTACACAATATATGTACGTGACCTCGATAATTTTTGGGGACGCAATACATTGCCAATTAtatttacactgaacaaaattataaacaacacttgtttttgccaccatttttcatgagctgaactcaaagatccaagactttctatgtacacaaaaggcctatttctctcaaatatcgttaacaaatctgtctaaatctgtgttagtgagcactttttcctttgctgagataatccgtCCAccgtggcatatcaagatgctgattagacagcaagattattgcacaggtgtgccttaggctggccacaataaaaggccacttgaCTACATTATGCGGAAACATGATGTAAACATGAACATCAGGTTTAAGTAAGTGTTACAAAACGAGTAACAGAATAAACCAATCAAACACTGTTATTTCATGACGTCTGAGCTTACTAACCAATCAAAAGGAGGCTCGTGCTTGTGAAATGCATGTCTATCACCTCGTTCAACTCATGCAGGTGACAGCTCAGAAATCAAAATTGCAAAATTCTGAAAGATTGCTGTGTTAAAGCTGTCGATGAGCAATAAGCAATCAGTAATTTTAATATTAcggcatttatttgtaatgacaTGATAGTGGACGAAACTGACAGACACCACTAGAGACTGAAACGAACGAGGCGCAGCCCTATTCTAATGCCCACCTGAGTCTCGTCCATCTGCTCCGACTGCGTCTCCGTGTCCTGGTTATCCGATGACATGGCTGTTCGGCGTTTGCTGACCAAGTAATCAGCGTGTTTAAGTGTAAATTTTGCCGTCTATTCGTGTCCGAACTGTTCCACCCACTGTGTTCAGTATCAAAATGGCGTTCGCTGCAGTGACGTCATTTTGGAGGACGGTCACGCAGCGGAAGAGCCAATAGGAATCTGGTTTGATGTTTGAGAGACAGGAGAATCAGCCAGTAGATTTCAAATAGTCGTATCAAAATAAACAAGTATCCAATGGTATGCTACAATGATTTTGCGAGCTCACACAACAATAAACACACATGATATGGGACAATTTAaacttttatgtaatattaaaatcTACAGTAGAtaataaaagacaataaaatgtataaaagttcTCAATAAATGAAAGGTTTTTAATATGTATCATACAAGGAAAGACCTTGTAATTGCTGTTAACTAAAATAGTAATTATAAGGCCTGGGTCTTAGTagacttaatttaaaatgcatcagTCATGCACTGGCGTTTAATCTGTAATCTCCTACcccaaat encodes:
- the LOC128030983 gene encoding alpha-endosulfine-like; protein product: MSSDNQDTETQSEQMDETQESQDTNSNPVRTEEAKLKAKYPSLGQKPGGSDFLMKRLQKGQKYFDSGDYNMAKAKMKNKQLPAAAGPDKNIVTGDHIPTPQDLPQRKSSLVTSKLAG